One Eurosta solidaginis isolate ZX-2024a chromosome 5, ASM4086904v1, whole genome shotgun sequence DNA segment encodes these proteins:
- the LOC137253963 gene encoding uncharacterized protein, with translation MENRYFKYNEKIYEQRSGMPMGSPASPVVADIVMEELLSKFMMETANKPRLLTKYVDDLFAIVRTQDVDKMLNDLNNFNKSIQFTIETEKDGELPYLDTLIIRKNNKLLIDWYKKPTASGRLINFNSKHDKKTIINTASNFIRRVLSISDTIFHGKNIDEIKVTLTKNDFPMTTIKQLLRTYFTENKERTNIAKGEGKIYKSVVHVPGITERIKFSKLYDRDKYQIASTYKHTLRKLYSNTKDRIPKQEKSDVVYRIPCNGDGSHLCKKVYVGTTKMKLKTRISAHRSNVKLRSSFSDNKTALSLHCKDTGHYPDFDNVSILHEEKNYGKRYTLEMLHITNTPNDTKMNYKIDTDQLARVYRDLVLRQQHCSS, from the coding sequence atggaaaatcgttactttaaatataacgaaaaaatatatgagcaacggtcaggaatgcctatgggatcaccagcatcacctgtcgtagcagatatagtcatggaggaactactatccaaattcatgatggaaactgccaacaaaccgcgcttattaactaagtacgttgacgacttgttcgcgattgttaggacacaagatgtcgacaagatgctcaacgatcttaacaacttcaataaatcaattcaatttacaatagaaacggaaaaagatggagagctaccctacttagacactcttattatcagaaagaataacaaattgttgattgactggtataaaaagcccacggcatctggaagacttattaattttaattcaaaacatgacaaaaaaacaattataaacaccgcaagcaatttcattagaagagttctctcgataagcgacacgatttttcacggaaagaatattgacgaaataaaagtaaccttgacaaagaatgacttccctatgacaaccataaagcaattacttcgaacatactttaccgaaaataaggagagaaccaacatagccaaaggagagggaaaaatatacaaatcagtagttcatgttccaggaataacggaaagaataaaattttcaaagctctatgacagagataaatatcagatcgcgtcaacttataaacacacgctaagaaaactctacagcaatacaaaggatagaattcccaaacaagagaagtctgatgtagtttacaggattccgtgtaatggtgacgggtcccacttatgcaaaaaggtatatgtggggacaacaaaaatgaaactcaagacaaggatttccgctcacaggtcaaatgtgaaattaagaagcagtttttcggacaataagacggcattgtcattacattgcaaagataccggacattatcccgatttcgataatgtatccattttacacgaggagaaaaattacggcaaaagatatactttagaaatgctgcacataacgaacacccctaatgacacgaaaatgaattataaaatagacactgatcagctggcgcgcgtttaccgcgacttagttttaagacaacaacactgttctagttag